A section of the Solea solea chromosome 17, fSolSol10.1, whole genome shotgun sequence genome encodes:
- the mtif3 gene encoding translation initiation factor IF-3, mitochondrial isoform X2 — protein MSAVCLRRVLNPAARAVWAVGPCSQTPASRLLKCPDRSSIISSSWRWSPLSTAADDTELPPAPRKKKQDVPLTNIGRRIPERQIELIGDSGENMGTMHRADVLRILDERGLKLVLLDKDKDPPVYQLMSGKQIHEEKMRRREKEKAKPAAVQVKELAFSPGIASHDLTTKLKQVEIWLKKKHHVRITLRAGRNDSTANLDATLEQMVQQMEVMYGFVLPPKVIREGKAATCILRPPSAKEIAQKGKTSADSSPKGTQSNKAPVSTTDTTEGSVPQ, from the exons ATGTCTGCAGTTTGTTTGAGGAGGGTGCTAAACCCTGCAGCGAGAGCTGTGTGGGCCGTCGGTCCTTGTTCCCAGACTCCAGCATCACGGCTTCTCAAATGCCCTGACAGATCAAGCATCATTTCTTCCTCCTGGAGATGGTCTCCACTctccacagcagcagatgaCACAGAACTGCCTCCTGCACCACGGAAGAAAAAGCAGGATGTCCCTCTCACCAACATAGGCCGTAGGATCCCGGAACGGCAAATAGAGTTGATAGGTGATTCGGGAGAGAACATGGGCACCATGCATCGGGCAGATGTGCTCAGAATACTGGACGAGCGTGGACTAAAGTTGGTGCTGCTCGATAAAGACAAAGACCCTCCCGTCTACCAGCTGATGAGCGGCAAGCAGATCCACGAAGAGAAGATGAGACGGcgggagaaagagaaagcaaaGCCAG CTGCTGTGCAGGTGAAGGAGCTTGCCTTCTCCCCCGGCATCGCGTCTCACGACCTCACCACCAAGCTCAAACAAGTGGAGatctggctgaagaagaagcaCCATGTTCGGATTACTCTGCGAGCGGGACGCAACGACTCCACAGCCAAcctg GATGCAACTTTGGAGCAGATGGTGCAACAAATGGAGGTCATGTATGGATTTGTTTTGCCGCCGAAAGTCATACGTGAGGGTAAAGCCGCCACTTGCATCCTCCGTCCGCCGTCGGCGAAGGAGATcgcacaaaaaggaaaaacgtCTGCCGACTCCAGTCCGAAGGGCACTCAGAGCAACAAAGCGCCCGTCAGCACCACGGACACAACAGAAGGGTCTGTACCGCAGTGA
- the mtif3 gene encoding translation initiation factor IF-3, mitochondrial isoform X1 has product MSIMLLSTDFSVNTRFPFKSRPVLNVMSAVCLRRVLNPAARAVWAVGPCSQTPASRLLKCPDRSSIISSSWRWSPLSTAADDTELPPAPRKKKQDVPLTNIGRRIPERQIELIGDSGENMGTMHRADVLRILDERGLKLVLLDKDKDPPVYQLMSGKQIHEEKMRRREKEKAKPAAVQVKELAFSPGIASHDLTTKLKQVEIWLKKKHHVRITLRAGRNDSTANLDATLEQMVQQMEVMYGFVLPPKVIREGKAATCILRPPSAKEIAQKGKTSADSSPKGTQSNKAPVSTTDTTEGSVPQ; this is encoded by the exons ATGTCCATAATGCTACTGTCCACGGACTTTTCTGTCAACACCAGATTCCCCTTCAAAAGTCGTCcagttttaaat GTTATGTCTGCAGTTTGTTTGAGGAGGGTGCTAAACCCTGCAGCGAGAGCTGTGTGGGCCGTCGGTCCTTGTTCCCAGACTCCAGCATCACGGCTTCTCAAATGCCCTGACAGATCAAGCATCATTTCTTCCTCCTGGAGATGGTCTCCACTctccacagcagcagatgaCACAGAACTGCCTCCTGCACCACGGAAGAAAAAGCAGGATGTCCCTCTCACCAACATAGGCCGTAGGATCCCGGAACGGCAAATAGAGTTGATAGGTGATTCGGGAGAGAACATGGGCACCATGCATCGGGCAGATGTGCTCAGAATACTGGACGAGCGTGGACTAAAGTTGGTGCTGCTCGATAAAGACAAAGACCCTCCCGTCTACCAGCTGATGAGCGGCAAGCAGATCCACGAAGAGAAGATGAGACGGcgggagaaagagaaagcaaaGCCAG CTGCTGTGCAGGTGAAGGAGCTTGCCTTCTCCCCCGGCATCGCGTCTCACGACCTCACCACCAAGCTCAAACAAGTGGAGatctggctgaagaagaagcaCCATGTTCGGATTACTCTGCGAGCGGGACGCAACGACTCCACAGCCAAcctg GATGCAACTTTGGAGCAGATGGTGCAACAAATGGAGGTCATGTATGGATTTGTTTTGCCGCCGAAAGTCATACGTGAGGGTAAAGCCGCCACTTGCATCCTCCGTCCGCCGTCGGCGAAGGAGATcgcacaaaaaggaaaaacgtCTGCCGACTCCAGTCCGAAGGGCACTCAGAGCAACAAAGCGCCCGTCAGCACCACGGACACAACAGAAGGGTCTGTACCGCAGTGA
- the LOC131444059 gene encoding adhesion G-protein coupled receptor G2-like, with amino-acid sequence MQVHVQRRMHTDELNSTILDNEVLAVDMGVNITNLTDKINIHFKNVKYDGIPSCRSWNSEGVRPQWIDDGCETVISDGGITCQCSHLTFFSILLTPLNETISSPDLNNLTTITQVGCGLSMFFLCIALFMHYLLRKTKATITTKILIHLLWAMLLLNLTFLINASVANLNHTVGCKIMAAAMHYFMLATLTWFAMQAFHLCLQMYSGGKILIKRYVLKVSVTSWGIPSLIVIVLLSVDKYGQQVIHTDEGANNVKMCWITDGDVQYIVNIGYYALIFVFTFSTLVIILTWFLCLKRTNSESPQGNRSGINMMTVMGLCCLLGVTWAFAFFAYGVLRIPSYYIFTVLNSFQGFFLFIYYYTNSNVKATSTSPSVGVSSSSSSSSSSNTTATTLGKGLSFLENPYSNLPEKKTQASEDG; translated from the exons atgcaggtTCACGTTCAGCGGCGGATGCACACG gATGAGCTGAACAGCACTATTTTAGACAATGAGGTTCTGGCAGTTGATATGGGAGTCAACATCACCAACCTTACggacaaaataaacatacatttcaaGAATGTGAAATAC GACGGAATTCCCTCTTGTCGTTCCTGGAATAGTGAAG GCGTTCGTCCTCAATGGATCGATGATGGATGCGAGACAGTGATCAGTGACGGCGGCATCACGTGCCAGTGTTCACACTTGACATTCTTCTCTATTTTattg ACTCCGCTAAATGAAACCATCTCCAGTCCGGATCTGAACAACCTTACCACCATCACTCAAGTGGGCTGTGGCTTGTCCATGTTCTTCCTCTGCATTGCCCTCTTCATGCACTACCTTTTAAG GAAGACGAAGGCCACGATTACCACAAAGATCCTGATCCACCTGTTGTGGGCCATGCTCCTGCTGAACTTGACCTTCCTGATCAACGCCTCTGTGGCCAATCTGAACCACACTGTGGGCTGTAAGATCATGGCGGCCGCCATGCATTACTTCATGTTGGCCACGTTGACGTGGTTCGCCATGCAGGCCTTCCACCTCTGCCTGCAGATGTACAGCGGAGGCAAAATTCTCATCAAGAGATATGTGCTCAAGGTCTCTGTCACCAGTTGGG gAATACCCAGTTTGATCGTGATTGTCCTGCTCAGCGTAGACAAATACGGGCAACAAGTCATCCACACTGACGAGGGCGCAAACAACGTGAAGAT GTGCTGGATCACAGATGGGGACGTCCAGTACATCGTCAACATAGGCTACTACGCGCTGATCTTCGTCTTCACCTTCTCAACCTTGGTCATCATCCTGACGTGGTTCCTTTGCCTCAAGAGAACCAACAGTGAAAGCCCACAAGGGAACAGAAGTGGCATAAATATGATGACCGTCATGGGGTTGTGTTGCCTGCTGGGCGTCACGTGGGCTTTTGCCTTTTTCGCCTACGGCGTGCTCCGCATCCCTTCCTACTACATTTTCACAGTACTTAATTCTTTTCAAG GTTTCTTCCTGTTCATCTACTACTACACCAACAGCAACGTGAAGGCGACGAGCACCAGCCCAAGTGTTGGTGTGAgctcaagcagcagcagcagcagcagcagcaacaccacTGCCACCACTCTTGGAAAGGGCCTCAGTTTCTTAGAAAACCCCTACAGCAATCTGCCcgagaaaaaaacccaagctTCAGAAGATGGCTGA
- the knstrn gene encoding small kinetochore-associated protein isoform X1, with translation MSSKIPRGTQLPVETKKIGHRFESRDTATASATATAAQKSDGVLRPQKENVQRKNAAPKVHKVVSTRYGQQVELKEQNQHLTTVNEELQKNLTETQQRLAELELEFTDLEKENAQAQKNLKDCHILLVTAKIDPVLGGKVGEDAQQNEDQRKEAMSVSTDLLKELRTFGDVASKQRSRLEEIQTMMTNLTKAREHMMQERESFSLDTAEMEEALKEAQALLL, from the exons atgtcttcaaaaatcCCCAGAG GCACGCAGTTACCTGTAGAGACGAAGAAAATTGGTCATAGGTTTGAATCCAGGGACACAGCAACTGCATCTGCAACAGCAACTGCTGCCCAAAAATCAGATGGCGTCCTTAGACCGCAAAAGGAAAATGTGCAGAG GAAAAATGCTGCTCCTAAAGTTCACAAAGT GGTCTCCACCAGGTACGGTCAACAGGTGGAGCTCAAGGAACAAAATCAGCATTTGACAACAGTCAATGAGGAGCTGCAGAAAAacctcacagagacacag CAAAGATTAGCAGAGTTGGAGTTAGAGTTCACTGACTTGGAAAAGGAAAATGCACAAGCACAGAAAAATCTGAAGGACTGCCACATTCTTCTTGTCACGGCAAAAATAGACCCAG TTTTAGGAGGGAAGGTTGGAGAAGATGCTCAACAAAATGAAGACCAAAGGAAAGAAGCTATG AGCGTCTCCACAGACCTGCTGAAAGAATTAAGGACTTTCGGTGATGTTGCGTCAAAGCAACGTTCTCGGCTAGAG GAAATCCAGACGATGATGACAAACCTCACTAAGGCGAGAGAACATATGATGCAGGAGAGGGAGAGCTTCTCCTTGGACACCGCTGAAATGGAGGAAGCTCTAAAGGAAGCCCAGGCTCTCCTATTGTGA
- the knstrn gene encoding small kinetochore-associated protein isoform X2: MSSKIPRGTQLPVETKKIGHRFESRDTATASATATAAQKSDGVLRPQKENVQRKNAAPKVHKVVSTRYGQQVELKEQNQHLTTVNEELQKNLTETQQRLAELELEFTDLEKENAQAQKNLKDCHILLVTAKIDPGGKVGEDAQQNEDQRKEAMSVSTDLLKELRTFGDVASKQRSRLEEIQTMMTNLTKAREHMMQERESFSLDTAEMEEALKEAQALLL; encoded by the exons atgtcttcaaaaatcCCCAGAG GCACGCAGTTACCTGTAGAGACGAAGAAAATTGGTCATAGGTTTGAATCCAGGGACACAGCAACTGCATCTGCAACAGCAACTGCTGCCCAAAAATCAGATGGCGTCCTTAGACCGCAAAAGGAAAATGTGCAGAG GAAAAATGCTGCTCCTAAAGTTCACAAAGT GGTCTCCACCAGGTACGGTCAACAGGTGGAGCTCAAGGAACAAAATCAGCATTTGACAACAGTCAATGAGGAGCTGCAGAAAAacctcacagagacacag CAAAGATTAGCAGAGTTGGAGTTAGAGTTCACTGACTTGGAAAAGGAAAATGCACAAGCACAGAAAAATCTGAAGGACTGCCACATTCTTCTTGTCACGGCAAAAATAGACCCAG GAGGGAAGGTTGGAGAAGATGCTCAACAAAATGAAGACCAAAGGAAAGAAGCTATG AGCGTCTCCACAGACCTGCTGAAAGAATTAAGGACTTTCGGTGATGTTGCGTCAAAGCAACGTTCTCGGCTAGAG GAAATCCAGACGATGATGACAAACCTCACTAAGGCGAGAGAACATATGATGCAGGAGAGGGAGAGCTTCTCCTTGGACACCGCTGAAATGGAGGAAGCTCTAAAGGAAGCCCAGGCTCTCCTATTGTGA